A single Pan paniscus chromosome 21, NHGRI_mPanPan1-v2.0_pri, whole genome shotgun sequence DNA region contains:
- the INSM1 gene encoding insulinoma-associated protein 1 translates to MPRGFLVKRSKKSTPVSYRVRGGEDGDRALLLSPSCGGARAEPPAPSPVPEPLPLPPPPPPPAERAHAALAAALACAPGPQPPPQGPRAAHFGNPEAAHPAPLYSPTRPVSREHEKHKYFERSFNLGSPVSAESFPTPAALLGGGGGGGASGAGGGGTCGGDPLLFAPAELKMGTAFSAGAEAARGPGPGPPLPPAAALRPPGKRPPPPTAAEPPAKAVKAPGAKKPKAIRKLHFEDEVTTSPVLGLKIKEGPVEAPRGRAGGAARPLGEFICQLCKEEYADPFALAQHKCSRIVRVEYRCPECAKVFSCPANLASHRRWHKPRPAPAAARAPEPEAAARAEAREAPGGGSDRDTPSPGGVSESGSEDGLYECHHCAKKFRRQAYLRKHLLAHHQALQAKGAPPAPPAEDLLALYPGPDEKAPQEAAGDGEGAGVLGLSASAECHLCPVCGESFASKGAQERHLRLLHAAQVFPCKYCPATFYSSPGLTRHINKCHPSENRQVILLQVPVRPAC, encoded by the coding sequence ATGCCCCGCGGCTTCCTGGTGAAGCGCAGCAAGAAGTCCACGCCCGTTTCCTACCGGGTCCGCGGCGGCGAGGACGGCGACCGCGCACTGCTGCTCTCGCCCAGCTGCGGGGGCGCCCGCGCCGAGCCCCCGGCGCCGAGCCCGGTCCCCGagccgctgccgctgccgccgccgccgccgccgcccgcggaGCGCGCCCATGCAGCGCTCGCCGCCGCGCTTGCCTGCGCGCCTGGGCCGCAGCCACCCCCGCAGGGCCCGCGGGCCGCGCACTTCGGCAACCCCGAGGCTGCGCACCCCGCGCCGCTCTACAGTCCCACGCGGCCCGTGAGCCGCGAGCACGAGAAGCACAAGTACTTCGAACGCAGCTTCAACCTGGGCTCGCCGGTCTCGGCCGAGTCCTTCCCCACGCCCGCCGCGCTGCTCggagggggcggcggcggcggcgcgagCGGAGCTGGCGGAGGCGGCACCTGCGGCGGCGACCCGCTGCTCTTCGCGCCCGCCGAGCTCAAGATGGGCACGGCGTTCTCGGCTGGCGCCGAGGCGGCCCGCGGCCCGGGCCCCGGCCCCCCACTGCCCCCTGCCGCCGCCCTGCGGCCCCCGGGAAAGCGGCCCCCGCCCCCTACCGCCGCGGAGCCGCCCGCCAAGGCAGTCAAGGCCCCGGGCGCCAAGAAGCCCAAGGCCATCCGCAAGCTGCACTTCGAGGACGAGGTGACCACGTCGCCCGTGCTGGGGCTCAAGATCAAGGAGGGCCCGGTGGAGGCGCCGCGGGGCCGCGCGGGGGGCGCGGCGCGGCCGCTGGGCGAGTTCATCTGCCAGCTGTGCAAGGAGGAGTACGCCGACCCGTTCGCGCTGGCGCAGCACAAATGCTCGCGCATCGTGCGTGTGGAGTACCGCTGTCCCGAGTGCGCCAAGGTCTTCAGCTGCCCGGCCAACCTGGCCTCGCACCGCCGCTGGCACAAACCGCGGCCCGcgcccgccgccgcccgcgcGCCGGAGCCGGAAGCAGCAGCCAGGGCTGAGGCGCGGGAGGCACCCGGCGGCGGCAGCGACCGGGACACGCCGAGCCCCGGCGGCGTATCCGAGTCGGGCTCCGAGGACGGGCTCTACGAGTGCCATCACTGCGCCAAGAAGTTCCGCCGCCAGGCCTACCTACGCAAGCACCTGCTGGCGCACCACCAGGCGCTGCAGGCCAAAGGCGCGCCGCCAGCGCCCCCGGCCGAGGACCTACTGGCCTTGTACCCCGGGCCCGACGAGAAGGCGCCCCAGGAGGCGGCCGGCGACGGCGAGGGGGCCGGCGTGCTGGGCCTGAGTGCGTCCGCCGAGTGCCACCTGTGCCCAGTGTGCGGAGAGTCGTTCGCCAGCAAGGGCGCCCAGGAGCGCCACCTGCGCCTGCTGCACGCCGCCCAGGTGTTCCCCTGCAAGTACTGCCCGGCCACCTTCTACAGCTCGCCCGGCCTTACGCGGCACATCAACAAGTGCCACCCATCCGAAAACAGacaggtgatcctcctgcagGTGCCCGTGCGCCCGGCCTGCTAG